Proteins from a single region of Mytilus trossulus isolate FHL-02 chromosome 2, PNRI_Mtr1.1.1.hap1, whole genome shotgun sequence:
- the LOC134705705 gene encoding acetylcholine receptor subunit beta-type acr-2-like gives MKLFFHFISMLFCLVYGQTISDVNTLYKDLMTNYSKGVIPTPSTETLNISIGVFIVSINYFREVEESISVTCSFTVDWTDTRLAWNPSTYNNVNVLLIDMENIWIPNIVLLNRVDKIEPIGDGVKFSGAVNSTGNVHYAPGLVADVKCVTDISKFPFDRQTCTLHIVPWGTNLPYAMFKNFFNNTCNLDYYSVNSDWTLEECSLRIDNSKAYTELIVTLKIKRSSLYFAIMVVFPTLLLGFLNPLVFILPVETGDRIGLSVTLLLSYAVFLTLASASVPATSNPMCTLLIIMVAIIAISGVIVYGTTITIKYHYTESMDAIWSPFIKLARWRVRRKLTLIEPFDPKKELSVTKKDVIDLLDFLFFLWILYNSVCSWNWILYTRFDLMCCFFF, from the exons ATGAAACTGTTTTTCCATTTCATTTCGATGTTGTTTTGCCTTGTGTATGGCCAAACAATTTCTGATGTTAATACATTGTACAAAGATTTGATGACAAATTATTCAAAAGGAGTGATACCTACCCCATCTACAGAGACACTAAACATAAGTATTGGGGTTTTCATTGTATCAATCAATTACTTTCGAGAAGTTGAAGAAAGTATTTCTGTCACGTGCTCATTTACAGTCGATTGGACGGACACTAGACTTGCGTGGAATCCGTCAAcatataataatgtaaatgtgttaCTTATTGATATGGAAAACATATGGATACCTAATATAGTACTACTTAATCGagttgacaaaattgaaccgaTAGGAGATGGAGTAAAATTCTCTGGAGCTGTAAATAGCACTGGTAATGTACATTACGCTCCTGGACTAGTCGCTGATGTAAAATGTGTCACAGATATATCTAAATTTCCGTTTGACAGACAAACCTGTACTCTTCACATAGTTCCTTGGGGAACAAATCTGCCGTACGCTATGTTCAAGAATTTCTTCAATAATACTTGTAATTTAGATTACTACTCTGTGAACTCAGATTGGACATTAGAAGAGTGCAGTCTACGAATAGATAATTCAAAAGCATATACggaatt aattgtcACATTGAAAATCAAACGTTCTTCATTGTATTTTGCAATAATGGTAGTCTTTCCAACGTTGCTGCTAGGTTTTTTGAACCCACTAGTGTTTATTCTTCCAGTTGAAACGGGTGACCGTATAGGCCTATCCGTAACACTGCTTCTGTCATATGCAGTTTTTCTCACACTCGCTTCAGCATCCGTACCGGCAACATCTAATCCAATGTGTACTTTACTTATTATAATGGTTGCAATTATAGCCATCAGTGGTGTTATTGTTTATGGTACAACTATTACTATAAAATACCATTATACAGAGAGTATGGACGCTATTTGGTCTCCCTTCATTAAACTAGCCAGATGGAGAGTAAGAAGAAAGTTAACCTTAATAGAACCATTTGATCCTAAAAAGGAATTATCAGTTACAAAGAAAGATGTCATTGATCTGTTggattttctgttttttctaTGGATCCTATATAATTCTGTTTGCAGTTGGAATTGGATACTTTACACACGTTTTGAtttaatgtgttgtttttttttttga